Below is a genomic region from Candidatus Limnocylindrales bacterium.
GTGCTGGTGCCGGCGCCCTTGTCTTCCATCGTGATCTCGTCGGCGCGCCATGCGCTGCCGGCAACCTGGACGAGCTTGCGGTCGCTCTGCACCTTGGCGAGCTTTCCGGCGGAGTCGAACAGCTCACGCCGGACGATGTAGAGATTGTCCTTGCGGATCGAAAGGCGCCGTTTCGAATAGCCGGTGTCGAGCGATGCCGAAGCCGGCGTGGCATCGACGAGCCAGCACGGCGCGCCGTCGACGTCGCCTTCCCCGGCGCTCGCGTACGTCCATGCGGACGGGTCTTCCGGCGCAAGATCCTCGTACGCGAAATCGGTTCCCATGAAGCGCACGCGCCGCCCGCCCGACGCCACGCGCTTGGCCTTGCGCAGCGCCGGCAGAAAGAACCACTGGTCGCCGGCCTGCCCGGCTTGTCCCTCCCACGTCAGGATTGCGGTTCCTTCGACGTCGTGCGGAGACGTGAATCTCGCAAGGCTCTTCGAACGGCCGTCGGGCGTCGTCATCGACCAGACGGTGATCTGTCGCTCCTTGGCATCTCCGGACATCGCGGCAATGCGCATCGTGCGATCCTCGCGCTCGTCGGTGAGGCGATGCGCTGCAACCGAGC
It encodes:
- a CDS encoding outer membrane lipoprotein-sorting protein — its product is MGPFSSCRSMIIALALTALARPVAAAAEPAQVPAAAAAAESPAELVKRSVAAHRLTDEREDRTMRIAAMSGDAKERQITVWSMTTPDGRSKSLARFTSPHDVEGTAILTWEGQAGQAGDQWFFLPALRKAKRVASGGRRVRFMGTDFAYEDLAPEDPSAWTYASAGEGDVDGAPCWLVDATPASASLDTGYSKRRLSIRKDNLYIVRRELFDSAGKLAKVQSDRKLVQVAGSAWRADEITMEDKGAGTSTVLTIRGREHGKGLKEDMFTTAALEAGQDF